In one Trichlorobacter lovleyi SZ genomic region, the following are encoded:
- a CDS encoding CheR family methyltransferase: protein MATLLTAEDRNIFYARFSALFKNPVGKNIELCFSLPRGKKLVTSLTARRDLHCITADAVQPTLLVIISDISEICRTRHALEQARLEAEGTCNRQTQLLVETRKLSRLYLLLSRINQLIIQHPQQQELYREVCDIAVLDGGIATAWIGSIEKTGVITPLASCGMTLEQLDCLEINSYGTFLQESKTFINNNLLAEPDLTRWQSAVVNCGFQSVATLPIKARKGLTGCFVLYAKEPDFFDDAEIRLLEEISRNIGHALDVAEMDREQEQAREQLSYLARHDPLTGLNNRLMFSSHLAMALERAARQGTLLALLLLDLDRFKDVNDSFGHAAGDELLVQMAKRITGRLRMSINQVEDIRDYVNYILSNPAELTTLYRELLIGVTSFFRDQEAFDFLASNVLPDLFRNATSREIRFWVAACSTGEEAYSLAILARECLEKLGSSHDIKIFATDIDRDAIHYAAAGSYPESIAADLSPRILSKYFHKRDDNFQIARTIREMVVFAQHNLIKDPPFTNIDLISCRNVLIYFQPILQRKVFEFCNFSLAANGALFLGSSESTGEMASYFDVLDQKLKIFRSKGRMKPLSDTHLPSVSDTRFHEMKGQFAIARRAVRATEEERVMERFIEAASSDYIPLALVVNEQLEVQHIFGDATGYLKLPSGKVVNDISKMAVKELAIPLATGIQKVFRQHQELRFSNIRVSQPDGNRLIDMRIKLLPAKKEQDHLIAVFITETRKNDSNDSGQPVQTYDLSKEAEDRMRDLEHELQFTRENLQATIEELETSNEELQATNEELLASNEELQSTNEELQSTNEELFTVNAEYQSKIIELTELHNDLDNLLSATQIGNLLLDENMEVRRFSKRVCDIFKLLDSDIGRPITHITHHLLNCDPIALIRDVQITSRPQELEVQTQDGRWRLMRIVPYAIGPKTFSGTVVSFVDINLLKLAQESACEMQQLFADVVHSSPALVWLADTSKGCIWFNEPWLAFTGRTMEQELGNGWAAGVHPDDFERCLKIYTESFDQMKPFSMEYRLRRHDGVYRLLLDEGRPRFRQDGSFAGYIGACLDISDKTCPFDQPNCMMHAVRSGATA from the coding sequence GTGGCAACCTTATTAACAGCTGAAGATCGTAACATCTTCTATGCTCGTTTCAGCGCACTGTTTAAAAATCCTGTTGGTAAAAATATTGAACTGTGCTTCTCCCTGCCCAGAGGAAAAAAACTTGTCACCAGCCTGACTGCCCGCAGGGATCTGCACTGCATCACCGCCGACGCAGTACAACCGACACTTCTCGTCATCATTTCCGACATCAGCGAGATCTGCCGCACCCGCCATGCTTTGGAACAGGCCCGTCTGGAGGCGGAAGGCACCTGTAACCGGCAAACCCAGCTGTTGGTTGAGACTCGAAAACTCAGTCGTCTTTACCTGCTGCTTTCACGCATAAATCAGCTGATTATACAGCACCCTCAGCAACAGGAGCTGTACAGGGAGGTCTGTGATATAGCTGTACTGGATGGCGGAATTGCTACTGCGTGGATAGGATCTATAGAGAAAACAGGAGTAATCACTCCGTTGGCAAGTTGCGGAATGACACTTGAACAACTGGACTGTCTGGAAATCAACAGTTACGGCACCTTCTTGCAGGAGAGCAAAACCTTTATAAACAACAATCTGCTTGCAGAACCGGATCTCACCCGCTGGCAAAGTGCTGTGGTGAACTGTGGATTCCAGTCAGTGGCCACCTTGCCGATCAAGGCCAGAAAAGGCCTTACAGGCTGTTTTGTCCTCTATGCAAAGGAACCTGACTTCTTTGATGATGCAGAAATCAGGCTGTTGGAGGAGATAAGCCGCAACATTGGTCACGCCCTTGATGTGGCTGAAATGGACCGTGAACAGGAGCAGGCCAGAGAACAGTTGAGCTATCTTGCCCGCCATGATCCGTTGACCGGTTTAAACAACCGGCTGATGTTTTCCAGCCACTTGGCCATGGCCTTGGAAAGAGCCGCCAGGCAGGGCACCCTGTTGGCCCTGTTGCTGTTGGACCTTGACCGATTCAAGGATGTAAACGACAGTTTTGGCCATGCCGCCGGAGATGAGTTGCTTGTACAGATGGCAAAACGGATTACCGGCCGGCTGCGCATGTCCATCAATCAGGTTGAAGACATCAGGGACTATGTCAACTATATCCTGAGCAACCCCGCAGAATTGACCACGCTCTACCGGGAACTTCTGATCGGAGTAACCAGTTTCTTCCGCGATCAGGAGGCCTTTGATTTTCTGGCCAGCAATGTCCTGCCAGATCTGTTTCGTAATGCCACCAGCCGTGAGATCCGCTTCTGGGTTGCAGCCTGCTCCACCGGTGAAGAGGCCTATTCGTTAGCCATTCTGGCCCGTGAATGCCTTGAAAAGCTGGGCAGTTCCCATGACATCAAGATCTTTGCCACCGATATTGATCGTGACGCCATTCACTATGCCGCTGCCGGCAGCTACCCGGAAAGCATTGCCGCAGACCTGTCACCGCGAATCCTGTCAAAATACTTTCACAAGCGGGATGACAACTTTCAGATAGCCCGCACTATTCGTGAAATGGTGGTCTTTGCCCAACACAACCTGATCAAGGACCCGCCCTTTACCAATATCGATCTGATCAGCTGCCGTAACGTACTGATCTATTTCCAGCCTATTCTGCAACGCAAGGTGTTCGAGTTCTGTAATTTTTCACTGGCGGCCAACGGTGCACTCTTCCTGGGCAGCAGCGAATCAACCGGTGAAATGGCCTCCTATTTTGATGTGCTTGACCAAAAACTGAAGATTTTCCGTTCCAAAGGCAGAATGAAGCCCCTTTCAGATACCCACCTGCCTAGTGTCTCCGACACCCGTTTCCATGAAATGAAGGGGCAGTTTGCCATTGCACGCCGGGCTGTGCGGGCAACGGAAGAAGAACGGGTCATGGAGCGTTTCATTGAGGCTGCCAGCTCAGATTATATCCCCCTGGCCCTGGTGGTTAACGAACAGCTTGAGGTCCAACATATCTTTGGAGATGCTACCGGATACCTCAAGCTCCCATCCGGCAAAGTGGTCAACGACATCTCGAAAATGGCGGTCAAGGAACTGGCAATCCCTCTGGCCACGGGTATTCAGAAAGTATTCCGGCAACATCAGGAACTGCGTTTCTCAAACATCCGGGTCAGCCAACCGGATGGAAACCGTCTGATTGATATGCGGATTAAACTGTTACCGGCAAAAAAAGAGCAGGATCATCTGATTGCAGTATTCATTACTGAGACCAGGAAAAATGATTCAAACGATAGCGGCCAGCCGGTACAGACCTATGACCTCTCAAAAGAGGCAGAAGACAGGATGCGGGACCTGGAACATGAACTGCAGTTTACCCGTGAAAATCTGCAGGCAACCATTGAAGAGCTGGAAACATCCAATGAAGAGCTACAGGCTACCAACGAAGAACTGTTGGCCAGTAATGAAGAACTGCAATCCACCAACGAGGAGCTGCAATCCACCAACGAAGAACTTTTTACGGTCAACGCTGAATATCAGAGCAAAATCATTGAACTGACTGAATTGCACAACGACCTTGACAACCTGCTCTCTGCAACCCAGATAGGTAACCTGCTGCTTGACGAAAACATGGAGGTACGCCGCTTTTCTAAACGGGTCTGTGATATCTTCAAGTTGCTGGATAGCGACATTGGCCGTCCGATCACCCACATCACCCATCACCTTTTAAATTGCGACCCGATTGCATTGATCAGGGATGTCCAGATCACCTCAAGGCCTCAGGAGCTTGAAGTGCAGACCCAGGATGGCCGTTGGCGTCTGATGCGAATAGTCCCCTACGCCATCGGCCCCAAGACCTTTTCCGGCACGGTGGTCTCTTTTGTTGACATCAACCTGCTCAAACTGGCTCAAGAAAGCGCCTGTGAGATGCAGCAGCTGTTTGCCGACGTGGTCCATTCATCTCCGGCCCTGGTCTGGCTGGCCGACACCAGCAAAGGATGTATCTGGTTTAACGAGCCCTGGCTGGCCTTTACCGGACGAACCATGGAACAGGAGCTGGGTAACGGCTGGGCAGCCGGAGTCCACCCCGATGATTTTGAACGTTGCCTGAAAATCTATACAGAGTCCTTTGATCAGATGAAACCGTTTTCAATGGAATACCGTCTGCGTCGCCATGACGGTGTCTACCGTTTGCTGCTGGATGAAGGGCGGCCCCGCTTCAGGCAGGACGGCAGCTTTGCCGGCTATATCGGTGCCTGTCTGGATATTTCCGACAAAACCTGCCCGTTTGACCAACCTAACTGCATGATGCACGCAGTCCGCTCTGGAGCCACGGCATGA
- a CDS encoding PAS domain-containing protein — protein sequence MTSRNENNFMQLRKRAETLLNAAPQPACDLAPDEVKALVHDLSVHQIELELQNDELLRAQQLIEKSRDELARLYHQAPVGYLSLNRIGIIERCNQTFSRMVGKTCEKLAGKPLADLLEGMDRDIFLGRFRSFFNHPADKFIDLYFPARGESNGFHGRITASLETNPADQPDDREPSLLVIVQDISEQRIESLIRIKIEQTLKNHDLFVSTLLETIPIPLFYKDTQCRYLGCNEAFKAFTGLTESQLIGKTVFDISPPEIAVQYDEKDRHCWSTQAANPMNGKSGLLTERSEPLSLIKPLLMTLTGNWQVLSVPYRILPI from the coding sequence ATGACATCACGAAACGAAAATAATTTCATGCAATTACGAAAAAGGGCCGAGACGCTCCTCAACGCAGCTCCTCAGCCGGCCTGCGACCTGGCGCCTGACGAAGTTAAGGCCTTGGTGCATGATCTTTCAGTGCACCAGATAGAGCTTGAGCTGCAAAATGATGAACTCCTGCGCGCCCAGCAGCTGATAGAGAAATCGCGGGATGAACTGGCCCGGCTCTACCATCAGGCTCCGGTTGGCTATCTGAGCCTGAACCGGATCGGCATTATTGAACGTTGCAATCAGACCTTTAGTCGCATGGTGGGTAAAACCTGTGAAAAACTGGCTGGCAAGCCTCTGGCAGACCTGCTGGAAGGGATGGATCGCGATATCTTTCTGGGAAGATTCCGATCTTTTTTCAACCACCCGGCAGATAAATTCATTGACCTGTATTTCCCTGCACGGGGAGAATCGAACGGATTCCATGGACGGATAACCGCCAGCCTTGAAACCAATCCGGCAGATCAGCCGGATGATCGGGAGCCAAGCCTGCTGGTGATTGTTCAGGATATCTCCGAACAGAGAATAGAATCGCTGATCCGCATCAAAATTGAACAGACACTGAAAAACCACGACCTTTTTGTCTCGACGCTACTGGAAACCATTCCGATCCCGCTTTTCTACAAAGACACACAGTGTCGCTACCTGGGCTGCAATGAGGCTTTTAAAGCGTTTACCGGGCTTACGGAATCCCAACTGATCGGTAAGACCGTGTTTGATATTTCTCCACCTGAGATTGCGGTTCAGTACGATGAAAAGGACCGCCACTGCTGGAGCACCCAGGCAGCCAATCCTATGAATGGAAAGTCAGGACTGTTGACGGAACGTTCAGAACCGTTGTCTTTAATAAAGCCACTTTTAATGACATTGACGGGCAATTGGCAGGTATTGTCGGTACCATACAGGATATTACCGATCTGA
- a CDS encoding ATP-binding protein, with translation MAGIVGTIQDITDLKDLQLTLKQAKDVAEQANRAKSEFLANMSHELRTPMNGVVGMAELLSMSELSEEQQDFVAAIKQSGQNLVKIIGDILDLAKIEADKVELEHSTFSLRSTIDLVLSLLHPQAQAKGLIIFNRVEPELPDLFRGDAGRLNQILLNLLGNAVKFTSQGSISITVLPGQVTDNRLTLCFSISDTGVGIPHTSLHKLFIPFSQVDSSTTRKFGGTGLGLAISKQLVELMGGTISVESVEGSGSTFFVRLPLELVVDTDTACQPLPSSLAIATNGHNPADYCILVVEDNELNLKVLELMLTKLGYRTKTATDGLKALELLKTDAINLVLMDCSMPVLDGYLTTAKIRKPETGTRKPDIPIIAITARAMYGDKEKCIQTGMNDYLAKPINCTELADKINLWLNRAS, from the coding sequence TTGGCAGGTATTGTCGGTACCATACAGGATATTACCGATCTGAAGGATTTACAACTGACGCTGAAACAGGCAAAGGATGTGGCAGAGCAGGCCAACCGTGCCAAAAGCGAATTTTTAGCAAACATGAGCCATGAACTACGCACGCCTATGAACGGCGTGGTCGGCATGGCAGAATTACTTTCGATGTCTGAACTTTCTGAAGAACAACAGGATTTTGTTGCGGCAATCAAACAAAGCGGACAGAATCTGGTCAAGATCATCGGCGATATTCTTGATCTGGCAAAAATAGAAGCAGACAAGGTAGAACTGGAACACTCCACCTTCTCCCTCCGCTCAACAATTGACCTGGTACTGAGCCTGCTCCATCCCCAGGCTCAGGCCAAAGGCCTGATTATTTTCAACCGCGTGGAGCCGGAACTGCCGGATTTATTCCGGGGAGATGCAGGTCGACTGAACCAGATTTTACTGAATCTGCTGGGCAATGCCGTCAAGTTCACCTCACAGGGCAGTATCAGTATAACGGTGCTACCGGGCCAGGTTACAGACAACCGCCTGACGCTCTGTTTCAGTATTAGCGATACCGGCGTCGGCATCCCCCATACCAGCCTGCACAAACTCTTTATTCCTTTCAGCCAGGTAGACAGCTCAACCACCCGTAAATTCGGCGGCACCGGCTTGGGGTTAGCCATCTCGAAACAACTCGTAGAACTGATGGGGGGGACTATCAGCGTTGAAAGCGTCGAAGGCAGCGGCTCCACCTTTTTTGTCAGACTACCGCTGGAACTGGTCGTAGATACAGATACAGCCTGCCAACCCCTGCCCTCATCTCTGGCAATAGCTACCAACGGGCATAATCCGGCTGACTACTGCATTCTCGTGGTTGAAGACAACGAGCTGAATCTCAAAGTACTGGAACTTATGCTGACCAAGCTGGGCTACCGGACAAAAACTGCCACAGATGGACTAAAAGCCCTGGAGTTATTAAAAACAGATGCTATTAATCTGGTACTGATGGACTGCAGTATGCCGGTACTCGACGGCTATCTGACCACCGCAAAAATCAGAAAACCGGAAACCGGCACAAGGAAACCTGACATTCCCATTATCGCCATAACCGCACGGGCCATGTACGGAGACAAGGAAAAGTGCATACAGACTGGAATGAATGACTATCTGGCGAAACCGATCAACTGCACCGAGCTTGCCGATAAAATCAATCTTTGGCTGAACCGCGCTTCCTGA
- a CDS encoding pyridoxal phosphate-dependent aminotransferase — MFDFDTVIDRRNTGSEKWDRYAGQDIIPLWVADMDFRSPPAVLEALQQRVEHGVFGYSRPPEELVAVVLAMLRQEYGWQVQSKWLVWLPGLVCGLNVSCRAVGAPGDAVATFTPVYPPFLTAPGLAGRELISVPLVEQQGRWEMDLEVLEQAITPRTRLLLLCSPHNPVGRVWSREEQLALADLVERHDLMVCSDEIHAGLVLDSGKTHIPFACLKPELARRTITLLAPSKTWNIPGLGCSFAVIPDKQLRRSFRDVMAGIVPHVNLLGYTATLAAYRDGEPWRQALLEYLRQNRDLVLEAIQAMPGLKTWPVEATYLAWIDAQGLGVADPAGLFEQAGVGLSDGAPFGAPGFVRLNFGCPRSLLQQALERMHTVCVRKRGSAKD, encoded by the coding sequence ATGTTTGATTTTGATACGGTCATTGACCGTCGTAATACCGGTAGTGAGAAATGGGATCGCTATGCCGGGCAGGATATTATTCCGCTCTGGGTGGCGGACATGGATTTCCGTTCACCGCCGGCAGTGCTGGAGGCTCTGCAGCAACGGGTTGAACATGGTGTTTTCGGCTACAGCAGGCCGCCAGAGGAGTTGGTTGCTGTTGTACTGGCAATGCTGCGGCAAGAATACGGCTGGCAGGTGCAGTCGAAGTGGCTGGTCTGGTTGCCGGGGCTGGTCTGCGGCCTGAATGTGAGCTGCCGGGCCGTGGGGGCTCCCGGGGATGCCGTTGCTACCTTTACACCTGTCTACCCGCCGTTTTTAACTGCGCCGGGACTGGCCGGGCGGGAGCTGATCAGTGTGCCGCTGGTTGAACAGCAGGGACGCTGGGAGATGGATCTGGAGGTGTTGGAGCAGGCCATTACCCCCCGCACCAGGCTGCTGCTGCTCTGCAGCCCCCACAATCCGGTGGGCAGGGTCTGGAGCCGGGAGGAGCAGCTGGCGCTGGCTGATCTGGTTGAGCGTCATGATCTGATGGTCTGTTCCGACGAGATCCATGCCGGGCTGGTGCTGGATAGTGGCAAAACGCATATTCCTTTCGCCTGCCTTAAACCGGAACTGGCCAGGCGTACCATTACCCTGCTGGCCCCCAGCAAGACCTGGAATATCCCCGGTCTGGGCTGCTCCTTTGCCGTTATTCCCGACAAGCAGCTGAGGCGGTCCTTTAGAGACGTCATGGCCGGGATCGTGCCCCATGTCAATCTGCTGGGCTATACAGCCACCCTGGCTGCCTATCGTGATGGCGAGCCCTGGCGTCAGGCTCTGCTCGAGTATCTGCGGCAGAATCGTGATCTGGTGCTGGAGGCAATTCAGGCCATGCCCGGCCTGAAGACCTGGCCGGTGGAGGCGACCTATCTGGCCTGGATCGATGCACAAGGGCTGGGGGTGGCTGATCCGGCCGGCCTGTTCGAGCAGGCCGGGGTGGGGCTGTCGGATGGGGCGCCGTTCGGAGCACCGGGATTTGTCAGGCTCAATTTCGGTTGTCCCCGGAGCCTGCTGCAGCAGGCCCTGGAGCGGATGCACACCGTTTGTGTCAGGAAGCGCGGTTCAGCCAAAGATTGA
- the ovoA gene encoding 5-histidylcysteine sulfoxide synthase yields MSTRFTPWWAVMMGIEHERIHLETSSVLIRQLPHDQVQQLEFWDICPEAGEAPQNQLLPVPAGTVQLGRPKDHPLYGWDNEYGSHAAEVADFMAARYLVSNREFLAFVEAGCYQEQQWWTEEGWNWRQFKQAEQPLFWIKSEAGWLLRTMASEIPMPWNWPVEVNYLEARAFCTWKAAQSGKPVRLPTEDEWHRLHDLCKLPDQTDWERAPGNINLAYWSSSCPVDRFQQGDFFDLIGNVWQWTETPIYPFHGFAVHPWYDDFSTPTFDTRHNLIKGGSWISTGNEATRHARYAFRRHFFQHAGFRYVESSAPVVIHDDQYERDSLAAQYCHAHYGPEQFGVSNFQKSCAEICLRLMQGRRLGHALDLGCAVGRASFELARGGFQQVTGLDFSTRFFRLAARMQEEGGLRYAFPEEGEIVSFHEVTLAEFGLEQTRQRVQFYQADACNLPEKFRGYDLVLAANLIDRLYSPRRFLSTIHQRINPGGLLVVTSPYSWSEEFARKEEWLGGYREAGEPVWGIDGLKTVLSPRFRLVGEPLDLPFVIRETRRKFQHSIAELTVWELL; encoded by the coding sequence ATGTCGACGCGTTTCACACCTTGGTGGGCGGTCATGATGGGGATTGAGCATGAACGGATTCATCTGGAAACCTCGTCGGTGCTGATCCGCCAACTGCCCCATGACCAGGTGCAGCAGCTGGAGTTCTGGGATATCTGTCCAGAGGCGGGTGAGGCTCCTCAGAATCAGTTGCTGCCGGTTCCCGCCGGCACGGTGCAGCTGGGCAGGCCCAAAGATCACCCGCTCTACGGCTGGGATAACGAGTACGGCAGCCATGCTGCAGAAGTGGCCGACTTTATGGCCGCCCGGTATCTGGTCTCCAACCGTGAATTTCTGGCCTTTGTTGAGGCAGGCTGTTATCAGGAACAACAATGGTGGACTGAGGAAGGCTGGAACTGGCGTCAGTTTAAACAGGCGGAGCAGCCCCTGTTCTGGATCAAAAGTGAGGCTGGCTGGCTGCTGCGTACCATGGCCAGTGAGATCCCGATGCCCTGGAACTGGCCGGTGGAGGTCAATTATCTGGAGGCCAGGGCGTTCTGCACCTGGAAGGCCGCGCAGAGCGGGAAGCCGGTCCGTTTGCCCACCGAGGACGAATGGCACCGCTTGCATGATCTCTGCAAATTGCCTGATCAGACAGACTGGGAACGTGCGCCGGGCAATATCAACCTGGCATACTGGAGTTCTTCCTGTCCGGTGGATCGTTTTCAGCAGGGTGATTTTTTTGATCTGATCGGCAATGTCTGGCAATGGACCGAGACCCCGATCTACCCGTTTCACGGTTTTGCCGTGCATCCCTGGTACGATGACTTCTCCACCCCCACCTTTGATACCCGTCATAACCTGATCAAGGGTGGCTCCTGGATCTCAACCGGCAATGAGGCCACCCGGCATGCCCGCTATGCCTTCCGGCGGCATTTCTTTCAGCACGCCGGGTTTCGTTATGTTGAGAGCAGCGCCCCGGTGGTGATCCATGATGATCAATACGAACGTGATTCCCTGGCAGCCCAGTATTGCCATGCCCACTACGGGCCGGAGCAGTTTGGCGTGTCTAACTTTCAAAAGAGCTGCGCTGAGATCTGCCTTCGGCTGATGCAGGGGCGCAGGTTGGGGCATGCCCTGGATCTGGGCTGTGCCGTGGGGCGGGCCAGTTTTGAGCTGGCCAGGGGCGGTTTTCAGCAGGTCACCGGCCTGGATTTTTCCACCCGCTTCTTCAGGCTGGCTGCCAGGATGCAGGAGGAAGGGGGGCTGCGCTATGCCTTTCCTGAAGAGGGTGAGATCGTTTCGTTCCACGAGGTGACCCTGGCTGAGTTCGGGCTTGAGCAGACCAGACAACGGGTACAGTTCTATCAGGCCGATGCCTGTAACCTGCCGGAGAAGTTTCGCGGTTATGATCTGGTGCTGGCAGCCAACCTGATTGACCGGCTTTACTCGCCACGCAGGTTTTTGAGCACCATTCACCAGCGGATCAATCCGGGTGGGCTGCTGGTGGTCACCTCTCCCTACAGCTGGTCTGAAGAGTTTGCCAGGAAAGAAGAGTGGTTGGGGGGCTATCGTGAGGCAGGTGAGCCGGTTTGGGGGATTGACGGCCTGAAGACGGTCCTGTCTCCCCGTTTCAGGTTGGTGGGGGAACCGCTGGATCTGCCGTTTGTGATCCGCGAGACCCGACGCAAGTTCCAGCATAGCATTGCTGAATTAACGGTATGGGAGCTGTTGTGA
- a CDS encoding DNA adenine methylase, translating to MNHSPIIPWIGGKRRLARHIIPMIPQHTCYVEPFAGAAAILFSKPMSKVEVVNDINHDLVSLYRVIQHHLDEFVRQFKWAITSRKIYEWLQDTPPETLTDIQRAARFFYLQKLSFGGKVDGRTFGTATTSPPRLNLLRLEEDLSQAHIRLSRVTVEHLPWERCIAKYDRPHSFFLLDPPYWQTEGYGVPFEFDQYLALAEQLKTLQGKALLTINDHPDIRDVFSDFQIKSVDINYTVGGASKGKARKELLITNN from the coding sequence ATGAATCACAGCCCTATTATCCCCTGGATAGGCGGCAAGCGTCGCCTGGCCCGCCACATAATCCCAATGATCCCCCAACATACCTGCTATGTCGAACCGTTTGCCGGTGCTGCTGCAATACTATTTTCAAAGCCGATGTCAAAGGTTGAAGTGGTAAACGACATCAACCATGATCTGGTATCACTCTACCGGGTCATTCAACATCACCTTGATGAATTTGTTCGACAATTCAAGTGGGCAATTACGAGCCGTAAAATTTATGAGTGGCTACAAGATACGCCGCCAGAAACATTAACGGATATACAAAGAGCAGCTAGATTTTTCTACCTTCAAAAGTTATCGTTTGGCGGCAAGGTTGATGGCCGGACGTTCGGTACCGCAACGACATCACCTCCTCGGCTGAATCTGCTCCGTCTGGAAGAAGATCTCAGCCAGGCCCATATCAGACTGTCCAGGGTAACGGTCGAACATCTCCCTTGGGAACGATGCATCGCAAAGTATGACCGGCCGCATTCATTCTTTTTGCTGGACCCTCCATATTGGCAAACAGAGGGCTACGGAGTGCCTTTTGAGTTTGACCAATACTTGGCCCTTGCCGAACAACTGAAAACACTCCAGGGAAAGGCTTTGTTGACCATTAATGATCATCCAGACATCAGAGATGTGTTCTCTGACTTCCAGATTAAGTCCGTCGATATAAATTATACTGTCGGTGGGGCCAGTAAGGGCAAAGCGAGGAAGGAATTGTTGATCACAAACAACTAA